The Virgibacillus sp. SK37 region AAAGTAGAAGGTGTACGTATTGTAGTTAGAGAAATCTAATTTATAATAAATAAATATGTAACAGGAGGAAGATGGAATGGAATTATATGATCTTATGCCATTGATTATCATTGCGGTAATTCTAATTGTATTGGCAATTCTATTTACTTTTATCCCAGTAATGCTCTGGATCAGCGCATTGGCTGCAGGTGTAAAAGTCGGGATATTTACTCTCATAGGTATGCGTTTAAGACGCGTGGTACCAAACAGGGTAATTAACCCATTAATTAAGGCTCATAAAGCTGGGCTAGATGTTAAAACGAACCAATTAGAGAGTCACTATTTAGCTGGTGGTAATGTTGACAGGGTAGTAAACGCCTTAATTGCTGCACACCGTGCGAATATTGAATTGCCGTTCGAAAGAGGAGCAGCAATAGACTTGGCAGGACGCGATGTTTTGGAAGCAGTTCAAATGAGTGTAAACCCTAAAGTTATTGAAACACCATTTATTGCGGGTATTGCTATGGATGGAATTGAAGTTAAAGCAAAAGCGCGGATAACTGTTCGTGCAAACATTGACCGTCTCGTAGGTGGTGCAGGAGAAGATACTGTAATTGCCCGTGTTGGGGAAGGTGTTGTAAGTACGATAGGTAGTTCCGAGGCTCATACAAAAGTTCTGGAAAATCCTGACTCAATCTCCCACAATGTCTTAAATAGAGGTTTGGATGCGGGCACAGCATTTGAAATTCTCTCCATTGATATTGCGGATGTGGACATCGGCAAAAACATTGGTGCGATTCTACAAACTGACCAAGCTGAAGCGGATAAGAACATCGCACAGGCCAAAGCAGAAGAACGCCGTGCAATGGCAGTTGCACAAGAGCAAGAAATGGTGGCGCGTGTTCAGGAAATGAGGGCGAAAGTAGTAGAAGCAGAGGCAGATGTACCTTTGGCGTTAGCTGAAGCGTTACGTTCTGGAAATTTAGGTGTGATGGATTATATGAACTATAAAAATATCGATGCAGATACAGATATGCGAGACACCATTGGTAAATTAACCCAAGAAAACCATGATGATAATGATCAATAATTAGGTGATATTGCAGCATAAGGAGGGATTTTATGGATGTAATATCTGACTTCTTTGAAGCTATTGCCAGTAATTTTTTCATTATAGCTTTAATTATTGGAGGTATTATTAGTTTTATGAAAGATAATACCTCAAAAGGTAAGAAGCAGGAACCGTTTAATAGGCCGGAAACTTCTCCTCAAAAGCAGCCTTATTCTCAGCCAACAGTTCAAAATGAACAGCTGGAAACTCAAAGCCAAGCTGAAGAAATAGGCAACACATTGGCAGAGCAACAGAGAAAACGTATGGAAGAGCTAGCTGAGAGAGAGCAAGTATATTCTGCTCGATCAAAGGATGAGATCAATAGGCATGATGCCATTTTGGGTAATACTTCCAAACAACCGTCGGAAGTTGCACTATCCCATAAACAAAGAAAGTTTAAAAAACAAGTCACTGCTAACTTTGAGAAAAAAGGATTGGCAAATGGAATTATTATGTCAGAAATCCTTGGCCCCCCAAGAGCAGTAAAGCCTTACAAGTCAGTAGTACAACAACGTAGAAAATAATAATAGAAAAGCCTTTAGCCAAAGTAAAAGTACTTTTGGTTAAAGGCTTTTTTAGTTTGATATGTTCTTAAATTACCGCAAGATACATAAATATATAAATGGAGAGGGGCTGCATTTATGAAAAAGCTACAACAAGGTTTACGACCATGGTTAACTAAATATCTTGCATTTCCTTCTGATATTATGCTGGAACTCCCAAGAATTACAGTAGTTGGACAAATTCACGTATACATTGAAAATCACAAAGGACTTGCTACATATTCTGAATCAGAATTAAAGTTAAAGATGAATAAGGGTTATGTGAAAATTACCGGAAGTTCATTTGTACTTAAAATGATGTTGCCTGAGGAAATACTTTTGGAAGGTGAAATTAGAGATATTACATTTGTAACTGACTAAGTGCTATGTATGGAAGGTGGGGAAAGAGATTATAAACAATAAATCACATCTAACTGGTTATGTAACTATTTCAGTAACAGGAAGTTTGCCAGAACGTTTTTTCCAGACATGTGCCAATGAAGGAATCATGGTTTGGAATGTAAAGAAAAAATCAGTCAAGATTTGTGAAGGAACAATAAAACTCAGTGATGTTCAGCAGTTAAGAAAAATAAATAGAAGAAGAAACTATAAAATTAAATTTACAGAGAAAAAAGGCTATCCATTCTTTTTACGAAGGGTTACAAAGAAAAAAGAGCTAATGTTTGCCTTAGTATGCTGTTTATTGCTGGTGGTGTTTCTTTCAAACATCATCTGGAAAATTAATATAACAGGGGTTCCAAAGGATATTGAAGAAAAAATTAGCCGTAAACTGAATGACTATGGCATCCATTCAGGTACATGGATTTTTACATTAGAGTCACCAAATAAAATCCAACGGCAATTGGTGGAGGATATCCCTGAATTATTATGGGTTGGTGTACATCAAAAAGGGACAACCTTTTTCCTCGAAGGAGTGGAAAAGACAATTGTGAAAGAGGAGGAGCCTTTTGGGCCGCGTAATTTGATAGCTACAAAAAAAGGGATCATTAAGAAATTATATGTTTCTAATGGTTTGCCAAAGGTAAAGGTGAATGATTACGTAAAGCCCGGAGACCTTTTAGTTTCAGGTATTATTGATGAAAAGGAACAAGATGAAGAGGATAAAAATAAAGAGGAGGAAAATAAGAAAAAATATGTTGCTGCTGAAGGAGATATTACTGCAACAACTTGGTATGAAGTAAAAGTCACTGTTCCATTAACAGCGAGTCACGAATCACTCACAGGTGAACAGGAAAAAAGATATTATGCAAAAATAGGGGATTTTCAGTTACCG contains the following coding sequences:
- the floA gene encoding flotillin-like protein FloA (flotillin-like protein involved in membrane lipid rafts); protein product: MELYDLMPLIIIAVILIVLAILFTFIPVMLWISALAAGVKVGIFTLIGMRLRRVVPNRVINPLIKAHKAGLDVKTNQLESHYLAGGNVDRVVNALIAAHRANIELPFERGAAIDLAGRDVLEAVQMSVNPKVIETPFIAGIAMDGIEVKAKARITVRANIDRLVGGAGEDTVIARVGEGVVSTIGSSEAHTKVLENPDSISHNVLNRGLDAGTAFEILSIDIADVDIGKNIGAILQTDQAEADKNIAQAKAEERRAMAVAQEQEMVARVQEMRAKVVEAEADVPLALAEALRSGNLGVMDYMNYKNIDADTDMRDTIGKLTQENHDDNDQ
- the yqfC gene encoding sporulation protein YqfC, giving the protein MKKLQQGLRPWLTKYLAFPSDIMLELPRITVVGQIHVYIENHKGLATYSESELKLKMNKGYVKITGSSFVLKMMLPEEILLEGEIRDITFVTD
- the yqfD gene encoding sporulation protein YqfD gives rise to the protein MGKEIINNKSHLTGYVTISVTGSLPERFFQTCANEGIMVWNVKKKSVKICEGTIKLSDVQQLRKINRRRNYKIKFTEKKGYPFFLRRVTKKKELMFALVCCLLLVVFLSNIIWKINITGVPKDIEEKISRKLNDYGIHSGTWIFTLESPNKIQRQLVEDIPELLWVGVHQKGTTFFLEGVEKTIVKEEEPFGPRNLIATKKGIIKKLYVSNGLPKVKVNDYVKPGDLLVSGIIDEKEQDEEDKNKEEENKKKYVAAEGDITATTWYEVKVTVPLTASHESLTGEQEKRYYAKIGDFQLPIWGFSDPDYEAVHRERKEKPLYFLKWKMPLKMVEMVLSEKTHTKNKRTEDEAVQVGIMQAKKELKIKLGPEAKILSEKVLHESKENGKVKLNLYFNVEEDIATAQPLD